The nucleotide sequence TGACGAACTCGACCGGATCGTTGTCGAGGGCGAACGGGAAGCCGCGCACTGTCGCGGCCGAACAGCCGGTCAGTACCGCGCCGGGGGGTGCGGCGAGGATCGCCGCCTTGCAGCGGAGCACATGATCCTGCGGGATGCGGATCGGAACGTAGACGTTCTGGAACAGCCGGTTGTAGGGCCCCGATCGGAGCTGTGAACGGGTGATGTCACCTTCGCTGATGGCGCGGCTGCCAAGGAAGGGACCGCTGAAGTCGGCGACTTCCGCGTAGTGGCTTCTGGACATGATCCGACGATGGCATCCGTTCCTGACGCCAAGACCGCTCCAAGATCAACTTCGGCTCAGTTGTCCACAATGACCCACGCCTGTGCGTAACTCGTCTGACCTGGCGCAAGTAGGTGACTAATTGCGGGGAGTGAGCAGGGTTCGTACCGAGGTTTCGAGGGAAGGAAGGAGGGCGGCGGGGTCGGCGGCGGTGAGCATCCGGTTCGCGAAGCCGTCGGTCAGGGCGAGGACGGCGTCGGCCAGGTCGCTCGCCGCGAGGTCGTCGCGCACATGGCCCGCCGCCTGCGCTTTCGAGAGGTACTGGGCCGTGATCTCCACGAGCTCGTCGTAACCCGTGCGGATGAACTCGGCCCACGACGGCCGGACGGCGGCGCGCGCGGTGAAGGCGTTGATGACGATCACCTCCGCGCGGCGCTGCTCGTCGAGCGGCATCGCCTCGACCAGCAAACGCAGCAGGAGGTCGAGCAGGTCGCCGGACTGGTCGAGGGTGTTCCAGCGCTGCTCCAGGAACTCGCTGGTCATGTCGAGGGCGAAGCGGAACAGGTCTTCCTTGGTGGAGAAGTACTTCTGCACCGCGCCCGCGGACACCCCTGCTTCGACGGCGACCGAACGCACGCTGACGGCCTCGACGCCTTCGCGCGCGACGATGCGCAGGAGGGCGCCGGCGATCTCGCGGCGGCGTTCGGCGCGGTCCACGATCTTCGGCACGGACGCATCCTCCCTCGCAGTCGGCTGATTTGCCCTTCGTGGCCGGAGCCAGGCGTTGCGGGAGTCGACCGCAAGTTGCTCACCCGGCGCTCTTTAGAATACAGTCGTATTCGAACAGGGGGTACTGGGGTGGACGAAGTAGCGCAGAAACGAAGGGCGGAGGAGAACCAGCTCGCCGCCGCGCTGACCAAAGGCCCGGCGGAGGTTCTCGATTTCCTGCTGCCGTTGTGGGTGGGGAGTCAGCTCGGCGCGTCGGCCGCCGAGGTCGGGGCGCTGACGGCGCTGGAGACGCTGGTGTCGTTCGTGGTCCGGCCGATCGCGGGTTCCCTCGCGGACCGGTTCGACCGCGGCCGGATCGCCGCCGTCGGTGCAGTCCTCTATGGACTGTCCTTTGTAGTCTATGCGGTGGCTCCGGGGATCGGGGTCGCCTACCTGGCCGCGGTTCTCGGCGGCGCGGGCGGCGCGCTGTTCTGGGTCGCGTTGCGGGCCCGCGTGGGGGAGGGGCTCGCGAGGGACGACGGCGCGTTCAGCAAGCTGTTCGCGGCCGAAGGCGGCGGGACATGGATCGCGTTCGTGGTCGCGCTGACCGCCATCGCCTGGATCGACTACCGGGGCGTGTTCTGGCTCGGCGCGGCGGCCTGCGCGGTGGCCGCGGTGGTCCTGCTGAACGCGAAATCCACGCCCGTGCGCGAAGAAGGCGCGCCGCGGTTGCTGCAACTGGGCAAGAGGATGCGCCCGATGCTCGCGCTCGTCGCGTTGACCGCGATGGCGGAGGCCGGGGTCGCCCTCCTGCTCCTGATGCACCTGCAACGCGGACATCAACTGCAACTCGGCGAGATCGCCGCGGTGTTCATCCCCGGATTCATCGTGTACAGCCTGCTGCCGGACTACCTGCACGGCTTCGTCCGCAAGGTCGGCCGGACGCGGGTGCTCGCACTGGCGATGGTGGCGAGCGCGATCTTCGCCACCGGGTTGTCCTTCGCGCCGAGTCCGCCGGTGCTCGCGGTCATGTGGGTGCTGTCCGCGGCGGCGTTCGCGGCCGCCATCCCGGTGGAGCAGGCGGTGGTCGCCGAGGCGGCCGGGCTCAGTCTCGGCCGCGCGATGGGGATCTACGAGAGCGCGACGCTACTCGGAGCGACGATCGGCACCTTCGTGGCGGGCCAGCTCTACGGTTCGGACGCCGGTTGGCGTGTCGCCTGCTTCGGCGCGGCGGCGCTCCTGCTCTTCGGATCGTTCGTGGTTCGTGGCGCCGTACGGCGTGTCGGAGTTGCGGAGTTTCCCGTGGAACCACGAAAAACGGTGTCACAAAAGGAAAAGCCGGTAACCCGCACGGTCGAGGAGAGTCCGCAAGCGGCCGAATCGGTGACGGAGGAGCCGAACAAGCGCGCGAACCCGCTTCGCAACTGGACGGTCCATGTCGCGGTGTACGTCGTCGCGCAGGCGGCGCTGGCGTTCGCCGGCTACAGCTGGCCCGTCGAAGCGTTGTTCGGCGGCTCTCACCCCGCCGGCTGGTACTGGAACTCCAGTGGTCACTGGCTGTTGAACATCGGCCGGATCTGGACCTTCGTCCTGGTGATCGACACGGTGTGGACCCTCGGCCGCGCGGTGCTGAAAAAGCGGCCTTATTGACAAGTTGTCTAACATGACATCATGTCTCACAAGTGGGTGACGGCCAGCGACGGTGTCCGCCTTTCGGTCCGGGTGACCGGCGTCGACGACGCGCCCACGGTGGTGCTCGTCCACGGCTACCCGGACAACGGCTCCATGTGGGACGGCATCGCCGCCCTGCTCGAACGCCGCTACCGGGTCGTCGTCTACGACGTCCGCGGCGCGGGTCGCTCGGACAAGCCGTCGGGACGCGCGTCCTACAAGCTGGACCAACTGTCCGATGACCTGGCCGCGGTCGTCGACGAGGTGCAGCCCGAAGGCAAGGTCCACCTGCTCGCGCACGACTGGGGCTCCATCCAGACCTGGCATTCGGTCACCGGCGAGAAGCTGCGCGGACGGCTGGCGTCGTTCACGTCGATCTCCGGGCCGAGCCTCGACCACGCCGGCGCGTGGTTCCGCGACCAGGTGCGCCCGAGCCCGAAAAGGCTCAAGAACGCGCTTGTCCAGTGGGCGCATTCGACCTACATCCTCGGGTTTCAGATCCCCCTGATCCCGCAGGTGCTCTGGCGCACCGGCGCGATGGGCGCGCTCATCGGCCGGATGGATCCGGCGGCCGCGGCGCCGTCCACTTCGGATGGTCTGTACGGACTCAACCTCTACCGCGCCAACATGTTCACCCGCCTTTCCCGGCCGCGGCCGCACCAAGCCGAGATCCCGGTGCAGGTGCTCGCGCCCACCGGCGACAAATTCGTCACCACGCCGTTGCAGACCGAGATCGAGCGCTGGGCGCCGGACCTCCGGATCCGCCGGATCGTCGGCACGCACTGGGTGGTCCGCGAGAAGCCCCAGGTGATCGCCGACGCCACCGCCGAGCTGATCGACCACGTCGAAGGCGGCGAGGAGAGCCGTGCGCTCAAGCGCGCCCGGTCCGGCGGCTTCGCGCACAAGCTCGTCGTCGTCACCGGCGCCGGCAGCGGGATCGGCCGCGCGACGGCGCTCGCGTTCGCGGACAAGGGCGCCGACCTGGTCATCACCGACATCAACGGCTCGGCCGCCACGGAAACCGCGAAACTCCTGCGGGACAAGGGTGTCACCGTCGGCGAGTACACAGTGGACTCTTCCGACGCCAAGGCGGTCGAGAAGTTCGCCCAGCAGGTCAAGGAGGAGTTCGGGGTTCCGGACATCGTCGTCAACAACGCGGGGATCGGCCTGTCCGGCCCGTTCCTCGACACGACGGTCAAGGACTGGGAACGCCTCATCGACGTGAACCTGTGGGGCGTCATCCACGGCTGCCGCGTCTTCGCCGAGCAGATGCGCGAGCGGGCCGAAGGCGGCCAGATCGTCAACGTCGCTTCGGCCGCCGCCTATCTGCCGTCGAAGATCCTTTCCGCCTACGCCACCACCAAATCCGCTGTGCTGACGTTGAGCGTGTGCCTGCGGGCCGAGCTCGCCGCCGAGAACATCGGTGTCACCGCGATCTGCCCCGGCATCGTGAACACGAACATCACCAGCACCACCCGCTTCGTGGGCGTCGACGAGATCGAGCAGAAGCGGCGCCAGAAGTCGAGCAGCAAGCTGTACGCGAAACGCGGTTTCGGCCCGGAGAAGGTCGCGCGCGACATCCTGCGCGCGGTCGAGAAGGACAAGGCCATTCAGCCGTCGACGCCGGAGGCCAAGGCCGCGCTCGTCCTCTCCCGGCTCACCCCCGGACTGCTGCGGGCCGCGGCGAAACTGGACGTCAGCCCGTGACCCGGCGCCCTCGCCGCATGTCGCCGGAAGCGCGCCGCGAGGACCTGATCCGCGCCGCGCTGGACCTGTTCGGCTCGCGCGCGCCCGAGCTCGTCACGGTCGACGACATCATCGCCCGGGCCGAGGTCTCGCGGCCGCTGTTCTACCGGTACTTCTCGAGCCTGCGCGAACTGCAGGTCGAAGCGCTGAAGACGGTCACCGAAGGGCTCATCGACGGCCTTGCCGGACTCGAGGAAGGCCCGCCCGAAACCCGGCTGCGGGCCGCCGTCCGCGGCCTGATCGACGTCGCCGATCACTACCGAGCGGGTTATGTCGCGCTGTTGCGCAGCGGCTCCGTGATCGCGACGTCGGAGACGGACGCCGCGATCGACGAGGTCCGCAACCGCGCCGTCGAGCTGATCCTCGGCGCGCTGGGAGTGCCGGAGCCCTCGCCTAT is from Amycolatopsis lurida and encodes:
- a CDS encoding SDR family oxidoreductase, with the protein product MTASDGVRLSVRVTGVDDAPTVVLVHGYPDNGSMWDGIAALLERRYRVVVYDVRGAGRSDKPSGRASYKLDQLSDDLAAVVDEVQPEGKVHLLAHDWGSIQTWHSVTGEKLRGRLASFTSISGPSLDHAGAWFRDQVRPSPKRLKNALVQWAHSTYILGFQIPLIPQVLWRTGAMGALIGRMDPAAAAPSTSDGLYGLNLYRANMFTRLSRPRPHQAEIPVQVLAPTGDKFVTTPLQTEIERWAPDLRIRRIVGTHWVVREKPQVIADATAELIDHVEGGEESRALKRARSGGFAHKLVVVTGAGSGIGRATALAFADKGADLVITDINGSAATETAKLLRDKGVTVGEYTVDSSDAKAVEKFAQQVKEEFGVPDIVVNNAGIGLSGPFLDTTVKDWERLIDVNLWGVIHGCRVFAEQMRERAEGGQIVNVASAAAYLPSKILSAYATTKSAVLTLSVCLRAELAAENIGVTAICPGIVNTNITSTTRFVGVDEIEQKRRQKSSSKLYAKRGFGPEKVARDILRAVEKDKAIQPSTPEAKAALVLSRLTPGLLRAAAKLDVSP
- a CDS encoding TetR/AcrR family transcriptional regulator, producing MSPEARREDLIRAALDLFGSRAPELVTVDDIIARAEVSRPLFYRYFSSLRELQVEALKTVTEGLIDGLAGLEEGPPETRLRAAVRGLIDVADHYRAGYVALLRSGSVIATSETDAAIDEVRNRAVELILGALGVPEPSPMLLLTLRCWTAVVEGSLLSWLQERAVPREVLDGWLVDQLTAMLSATAAHDSSVPQLQ
- a CDS encoding TetR/AcrR family transcriptional regulator, encoding MPKIVDRAERRREIAGALLRIVAREGVEAVSVRSVAVEAGVSAGAVQKYFSTKEDLFRFALDMTSEFLEQRWNTLDQSGDLLDLLLRLLVEAMPLDEQRRAEVIVINAFTARAAVRPSWAEFIRTGYDELVEITAQYLSKAQAAGHVRDDLAASDLADAVLALTDGFANRMLTAADPAALLPSLETSVRTLLTPRN
- a CDS encoding MFS transporter; the encoded protein is MDEVAQKRRAEENQLAAALTKGPAEVLDFLLPLWVGSQLGASAAEVGALTALETLVSFVVRPIAGSLADRFDRGRIAAVGAVLYGLSFVVYAVAPGIGVAYLAAVLGGAGGALFWVALRARVGEGLARDDGAFSKLFAAEGGGTWIAFVVALTAIAWIDYRGVFWLGAAACAVAAVVLLNAKSTPVREEGAPRLLQLGKRMRPMLALVALTAMAEAGVALLLLMHLQRGHQLQLGEIAAVFIPGFIVYSLLPDYLHGFVRKVGRTRVLALAMVASAIFATGLSFAPSPPVLAVMWVLSAAAFAAAIPVEQAVVAEAAGLSLGRAMGIYESATLLGATIGTFVAGQLYGSDAGWRVACFGAAALLLFGSFVVRGAVRRVGVAEFPVEPRKTVSQKEKPVTRTVEESPQAAESVTEEPNKRANPLRNWTVHVAVYVVAQAALAFAGYSWPVEALFGGSHPAGWYWNSSGHWLLNIGRIWTFVLVIDTVWTLGRAVLKKRPY